TCAACTTGCAAGAGAGGGTTGTCACTGTGAGTGGAGAACCTGAACAAAACCGAAAAGCTGTTGAACTTATCATCCAGAAGATACAAGAGGATCCACAGAGTGGCAGCTGTCTCAATATCAGTTATGCCAATGTCACAGGTCCAGTGGCCAATTCCAATCCAACCGGATCTCCTTATGCAAACACTGCTGAAGTGTTACcaactgctgcagctgctgcagggctatTAGGACATGCTAACCTTGCTGGAGTGGCAGCCTTTCCAGCAGTTTTATCTGGCTTTACAGGCAATGACCTGGTGGCCATCACCTCTGCACTTAATACATTAGCCAGCTATGGATATAATCTCAATACATTAGGTTTAGGCCTAAGTCAGGCAGCAGCTACAGGGGctttggctgcagcagctgccagtgccaacccagcagcagcagcagccaattTGTTGGCCACCTATGCGAGTGAAGCCTCAGCcagtggcagcactgctggtggTACGGCGGGGACATTTGCATTAGGTAGCCTGgctgctgctactgctgcaACCAATGGATATTTTGGAGCTGCTTCTCCCCTAGCTGCCAGTGCCATCCTAGGAACAGAAAAATCCACAGATGGATCAAAGGATGTAGTTGAAATAGCAGTGCCAGAAAACTTAGTTGGTGCAATActtggaaaaggagggaaaacattAGTTGAATACCAGGAGTTGACTGGTGCAAGGATACAGATCTCTAAAAAGGGAGAATTCGTACCTGGCACAAGAAATCGCAAGGTAACCATTACTGGAACACCAGCTGCAACCCAGGCCGCACAGTATTTAATTACACAACGGATCACATATGAGCAAGGAGTTCGGGCTGCCAATCCACAGAAGGTGGGTTGAGAGCCCCTGTTAAACATGAGATTGTTTTAACCCCTCCTTACCCTATTTTCAAGAAGGATGTACTGTACTTTGCAGAAGTGAAGTTTTTCTgttattaatatataattatgCAAATGAATGCGAATATGTTGACAATGTGTATATGTAAATATAATGTGTTTTACCAGATGTTTCATAGAGAGAATTTTTTCTTGATCTGTTTTGTTCTCTATACCTTGCTTGTGTATATTTGTCAGAGGTGTTTCTAGTGTAAGATTTAAGCCTGCCATTTTACCAGCATTATTGTAGTTTAATGATTGAATGTAGACAGGGATATGCGTATAGTTTTCAGTATTAGTTCTAGATAACACTAAATTAACTACTGTTAGGTTGGGTATGGTGGGGTCAGTGACCTAAAATGGAGTGAGGCCAAAGCACTGTCATGTCAGTCTTACTTCCTGCTTAGGGCACAGTGAAGTAGGaaacaatattttgaaaataagttttaaaatttaaaatgatcAAAAAGCAATATAGTTGCATAAAAgcactgtaaaatatttaaaaaggtTAAAACTGTGGAAAATTATATTGGTAAGTTTACAGATCAATAAAAGCACCTGTTCTCCATCTGAACTAGACAATGGAAATAATGCTGCATGCTGGCCATGGCCCATTCTTCACCATTTGTAAGTTCAACAAAAGTTCTCACATGGAGTCCCACCTCTAACAGAGGTTTGTACATTTGTTTTTAAGCACTGAAATCACTACTGATCCCATCGCCTGGCCAGTAGAACAGTCATTACTCCATTAACATTCTCACTGTTTAGACACATAACTGTGGTACAGTGTATTGGAAATTTTATATACAAAAAGTGAAAGTGCCAACAAATTATTGATAGCTGATAATGTTTCATTATCTGCAACTGCTTGATAAGTATGTTGCATTTTAAGAGCTTATAATTGTGTATAATTTGTTAACACTAGAAACCTATTAGTATTGTGAATGTAGATTTTACTGTGAAGCTATCTGTGATTTAGCTGTTTGCTCCCATGAAGGAGTCTTTGCAGCATGGCGCTAGCAGCCAATGCAGTTTCTAATACTCAGTAATTTGCATGTTTTGTGGAGCATTTTTATGTCACCAACCAGACAGTATTTCCTGCATGCTTATTTAGAAGAGGCAGTTTACCTTGAGAGGTAGTGGTCTACCTTTGCCAGGCTTTTTGACAGGTCATTTCAGAGTAAGCCTTTGTTCCCAAGACCCAACAACTGTCACCCTCTTCTGTACCTCTCCTGAGTGCCAACTGCCCAGGCCATTGACCCACCATCTGTTAACCTCTGAGTTTGCCCGCTCAAGGCCACTCATAGGGGCATCCATAACCAAGCACCTCCTCATGCTGTGCATGCAGTCTTAAATTCAatggacaaaaataaaatgctggcTACCTCTGGATCATCTGGCTGAGCAACTGAATTTCAAAAGAGAATTACTTCCATCTCAACTTCAACCCATTGATTACGTCCATCCTAGCAAGCTAAATGgcatcccagctgctc
The window above is part of the Vidua macroura isolate BioBank_ID:100142 chromosome 6, ASM2450914v1, whole genome shotgun sequence genome. Proteins encoded here:
- the NOVA1 gene encoding RNA-binding protein Nova-1 isoform X2; this encodes MMAAAPIQQNGTHTGVPIDLDPPDSRKRPLEAPPEAGSTKRTNTGEDGQYFLKVLIPSYAAGSIIGKGGQTIVQLQKETGATIKLSKSKDFYPGTTERVCLIQGTVEALNAVHGFIAEKIREMPQNVAKTEPVSILQPQTTVNPDRIKQVKIIVPNSTAGLIIGKGGATVKAIMEQSGAWVQLSQKPDGINLQERVVTVSGEPEQNRKAVELIIQKIQEDPQSGSCLNISYANVTGPVANSNPTGSPYANTAEVLPTAAAAAGLLGHANLAGVAAFPAVLSGFTGNDLVAITSALNTLASYGYNLNTLGLGLSQAAATGALAAAAASANPAAAAANLLATYASEASASGSTAGGTAGTFALGSLAAATAATNGYFGAASPLAASAILGTEKSTDGSKDVVEIAVPENLVGAILGKGGKTLVEYQELTGARIQISKKGEFVPGTRNRKVTITGTPAATQAAQYLITQRITYEQGVRAANPQKVG
- the NOVA1 gene encoding RNA-binding protein Nova-1 isoform X3 produces the protein MPQNVAKTEPVSILQPQTTVNPDRIKQTLPSSPTTTKSSPSDPMTTSRANQVKIIVPNSTAGLIIGKGGATVKAIMEQSGAWVQLSQKPDGINLQERVVTVSGEPEQNRKAVELIIQKIQEDPQSGSCLNISYANVTGPVANSNPTGSPYANTAEVLPTAAAAAGLLGHANLAGVAAFPAVLSGFTGNDLVAITSALNTLASYGYNLNTLGLGLSQAAATGALAAAAASANPAAAAANLLATYASEASASGSTAGGTAGTFALGSLAAATAATNGYFGAASPLAASAILGTEKSTDGSKDVVEIAVPENLVGAILGKGGKTLVEYQELTGARIQISKKGEFVPGTRNRKVTITGTPAATQAAQYLITQRITYEQGVRAANPQKVG
- the NOVA1 gene encoding RNA-binding protein Nova-1 isoform X1, yielding MMAAAPIQQNGTHTGVPIDLDPPDSRKRPLEAPPEAGSTKRTNTGEDGQYFLKVLIPSYAAGSIIGKGGQTIVQLQKETGATIKLSKSKDFYPGTTERVCLIQGTVEALNAVHGFIAEKIREMPQNVAKTEPVSILQPQTTVNPDRIKQTLPSSPTTTKSSPSDPMTTSRANQVKIIVPNSTAGLIIGKGGATVKAIMEQSGAWVQLSQKPDGINLQERVVTVSGEPEQNRKAVELIIQKIQEDPQSGSCLNISYANVTGPVANSNPTGSPYANTAEVLPTAAAAAGLLGHANLAGVAAFPAVLSGFTGNDLVAITSALNTLASYGYNLNTLGLGLSQAAATGALAAAAASANPAAAAANLLATYASEASASGSTAGGTAGTFALGSLAAATAATNGYFGAASPLAASAILGTEKSTDGSKDVVEIAVPENLVGAILGKGGKTLVEYQELTGARIQISKKGEFVPGTRNRKVTITGTPAATQAAQYLITQRITYEQGVRAANPQKVG